The Sporosarcina luteola genome contains a region encoding:
- a CDS encoding sigma-70 family RNA polymerase sigma factor produces the protein MHDQKEFSMQEFEDVLAQYEPMISHSIRKLNIYRDHEQYRQVGRIALWQAWKRFDTEKGDFTPFAYRSIRGAMLDELKREARYEERFLPAVNEVIIDHLGAEVEEAYHLLHDAIGQLDPREKAFIQWSFVEQYSLAECAELAGISVAGVKKRRERMMRKLKKMMKAASQ, from the coding sequence ATGCATGATCAGAAAGAGTTCTCCATGCAGGAATTTGAAGATGTCTTAGCGCAATATGAACCAATGATTTCACACTCGATTCGAAAGTTGAATATTTACCGCGACCATGAACAATACAGGCAAGTCGGCAGAATCGCGTTATGGCAGGCTTGGAAACGGTTTGATACGGAAAAAGGGGATTTTACGCCATTTGCATACCGGAGTATCCGAGGTGCGATGCTGGACGAGTTGAAACGTGAGGCACGTTACGAAGAACGCTTCCTGCCGGCCGTCAATGAAGTCATCATTGATCATCTAGGGGCGGAGGTAGAGGAGGCGTATCATTTGCTCCATGACGCAATTGGCCAACTGGATCCTCGTGAAAAAGCGTTTATCCAATGGTCTTTTGTCGAACAATACAGCTTGGCAGAGTGCGCAGAACTAGCGGGAATTTCAGTTGCGGGCGTGAAGAAGAGAAGGGAAAGGATGATGAGGAAGCTAAAGAAGATGATGAAAGCGGCGAGTCAATAA
- a CDS encoding competence protein ComK, with the protein MRKNYSVFMNRNTIAYVSAFNEVGKLVTDIYTTKGIYRVDIEPIKLIDKVFKNYGSSYTGAKEGSKWILGDIDMPPLVIGGAEGLYLFPSESPSSPTCKWFFLHHIVHHKAIEKKKTAVYMTGELVLTADISKSSFESRLTHATLLKVRMEGQNLDYRTFDMSVNYQMVQEFKVDAYKVNRHS; encoded by the coding sequence ATGAGAAAAAATTACTCAGTTTTCATGAATCGAAACACGATTGCTTATGTTAGCGCTTTCAATGAGGTGGGGAAACTCGTGACAGACATCTACACCACCAAAGGGATTTATCGGGTTGATATTGAACCCATCAAGCTGATAGATAAAGTATTCAAAAATTACGGTTCCAGCTATACTGGGGCGAAAGAAGGTTCAAAATGGATCTTGGGCGACATTGACATGCCGCCGTTAGTCATCGGTGGGGCGGAAGGATTGTACTTGTTTCCTAGCGAGTCACCATCAAGCCCAACGTGCAAGTGGTTCTTCCTACATCATATCGTTCATCATAAGGCGATCGAAAAGAAAAAAACCGCGGTGTATATGACTGGTGAGCTTGTGTTGACGGCGGATATAAGCAAGTCTTCCTTTGAAAGCAGATTGACGCACGCAACGTTGTTGAAAGTCCGGATGGAAGGACAGAATCTGGACTATCGCACGTTTGATATGAGCGTGAACTATCAAATGGTGCAAGAATTCAAGGTCGATGCTTATAAGGTGAATAGGCATTCTTAA
- a CDS encoding trypsin-like peptidase domain-containing protein: MFCSECGFKNAKGVNFCGSCGKPIQKKSHTGWMLLVIFVCICVLGGVGYAFLQINKQEALQTSTLGDANEKDDPVEQPVRIIEREVTERPKNKPVEKEKTELIEETLPRVFTIVTTDGFGSGFLYAKGGYIVTNAHVVLGYTDVKVRNSVGREAPGKVIGISDTYDVALIRSDANKDINPLKTEVNETKVGTEVIALGSPNGLENSASVGYLTGTGRDIRDDFFYEKAYQIDVQVETGSSGGPLIDAKTGKVIGINSLLLEKNRRIGFSIPLYTMTYLFDDWIKSPMSDRQVASVFGVYDDYGTSHFYNEDSYNSDASEDDVEGYEGDVYFYEEWLQDFILEFRTVYEDALSNEDLYQIEHYLLPGGSAHKEFVDYFAEISGEGMHFDFIENVVTGVTIYEDYALVSTYETLNFRNKSGNEKYYVKEKNYEVVIHMDGTYRIRDVNNR; the protein is encoded by the coding sequence ATGTTTTGTTCGGAGTGCGGGTTTAAAAACGCAAAGGGGGTCAATTTTTGCGGGAGTTGCGGTAAACCGATACAGAAGAAGAGCCATACAGGGTGGATGCTGCTAGTCATTTTTGTCTGTATCTGTGTACTTGGCGGAGTCGGATATGCTTTCCTACAAATCAATAAACAGGAAGCACTGCAAACATCGACGCTTGGGGATGCAAATGAAAAAGACGATCCTGTGGAACAGCCGGTCCGTATCATTGAAAGGGAAGTTACGGAGCGACCTAAAAATAAGCCGGTCGAAAAAGAGAAAACAGAACTTATCGAGGAAACATTGCCGAGGGTATTTACCATTGTGACGACGGATGGTTTCGGTTCAGGTTTTCTGTATGCCAAGGGCGGTTACATTGTCACGAACGCTCATGTCGTATTGGGCTATACTGATGTGAAAGTGAGGAATTCGGTTGGCAGGGAAGCCCCAGGGAAAGTGATCGGGATCTCTGATACATATGATGTCGCACTTATCCGGTCTGATGCGAATAAAGATATCAATCCGCTAAAGACAGAGGTAAATGAAACGAAAGTAGGAACTGAAGTGATCGCTTTAGGCAGCCCGAACGGATTGGAAAACTCCGCTTCAGTCGGTTATTTGACAGGCACAGGTAGAGATATTCGTGATGATTTCTTTTATGAAAAAGCTTATCAGATCGATGTCCAGGTCGAAACTGGCAGCAGCGGCGGACCTTTGATTGACGCAAAGACTGGAAAAGTGATTGGTATCAATTCACTCCTGCTGGAAAAAAACAGGCGTATTGGCTTCTCCATTCCTCTGTACACGATGACGTATTTATTTGATGACTGGATAAAAAGTCCGATGAGTGATCGACAGGTCGCATCCGTTTTTGGTGTGTACGATGACTATGGGACTTCACATTTCTACAATGAGGATTCCTATAATTCTGATGCGAGTGAAGACGATGTTGAGGGTTACGAGGGGGACGTCTACTTTTACGAAGAATGGCTGCAGGATTTCATTCTGGAATTCCGGACGGTTTACGAGGATGCCTTGTCTAACGAGGACCTCTACCAGATCGAGCACTATTTATTGCCAGGCGGCAGTGCACATAAAGAATTTGTGGATTACTTTGCTGAGATTTCCGGTGAAGGCATGCACTTCGACTTTATTGAAAATGTCGTAACAGGGGTAACCATCTATGAGGATTATGCACTTGTTTCCACATACGAAACGTTAAACTTCCGCAATAAATCGGGGAACGAGAAGTATTACGTGAAAGAGAAGAACTATGAAGTGGTTATTCATATGGATGGTACTTATAGAATTAGAGATGTGAATAATAGGTGA